A window of Deinococcus ruber genomic DNA:
CTAGCCTGAGCGCACGCCATGAACGACTTCCTGCATGCCGACTTCCTTTCCATCAGCCCCGCCGTCCTCGAACGCTTTCCCAGTTACCGGGGGTTGGTGCTGATCGCACGTGGCCTGCACAACGGCCCGAGCAACGAGCACACGCGGGCGCTACTGCAAGAGGCCGAAGCCCAGATCCGGCGCACCTTTGCCGCTCAGCCGCTGGCAGAGCATCCGCACGTCGCCGCGTGGCGAGACGCCTACCGCGCGTTCGGCGTCAAACCCAACCGCATGAGCAACTCTGCCGAAGCCCTGATTTCACGGGTGCTGAAGGGAGGCGAGCTGCCCGCCATCAATCAGCTGGTAGACGCGTACAACGCCGTCAGCGTGCGGCACGTCATTCCGTGTGGCGGCGAAGACCTGTCGGCGGTGGTGGGCCGCGTGACGCTGCGCTTTGCTGAAGGTGACGAACCATTCGAGACCGTGAAAGACGGCGGCCCCGCCACCGAGTTCCCGATTCCGGGCGAAGTGGTGTGGGCCGACGAAGCGGGCGTGACCTGCCGGGCCTGGAACTGGCGGCAGGGAACGCGCACGCGCATCACCGAAGCCACGCAGGACGCGTATTTCCTGTTCGACGCCCTCGCCCCGCTGCCTGCCGACACCCTCAAGCAGGCGGGCGACGAGCTGGAGACGCTGCTCCTGGCTCTGTCGCCCACGTGCGTGGTGTCGCGTGTGATGCTCGGCAATCCAGTCTGAATGAACTGAAGGCGCCTGCCTACACGCCGTACTTGCCCGACGATCCCTTCTGCACCGGAATGCCGGTACTGCCGTCGAAAATGTCGATCTCCTCGATGAAACGGTCGAACAGGTAACGGCTGTCGTGCGGGCCGGGGCTGGCTTCGGGGTGGTACTGCACGCTGAACACCGGATAGCGGCTGTGCGCCATGCCTTCCAGCGAACCGTCGTTCAGATTCACGTGGGTTGCCACGAATTCGCCGTTGGGAATGCTGTCCAGATCGACGGCGTACCCGTGGTTCTGCGCCGTGATCTCGACATTGCCAGTCAGCAGGTTCTTGACCGGCTGATTGCCGCCTCGGTGCCCGAACTTCATCTTGTAGGTCTGCCCGCCAGCAGCCAGTCCCAGAATCTGATGGCCCAGGCAGATGCCGAAGGTGGGCAGCAGACCCATCAGTTCCCAGGCGGTCTTGTGGGCGTACTTGGGGGCGCTGGGGTCGCCGGGGCCGTTGCTCAGAAACAGGCCGTGCGGCTGAAGCGCCATCACCTGCGCGGGCGTGGTGTGTGCCGGAACCACGATGGGCTGAATCCCGACCTCGCTCAGCCGCTCGATGATGGTGTGCTTGATGCCGAAATCCATCAGCACGACGCGCTTGCCCTGCCGCAGCATCGGGAAGGCGTAGGGCAGCGAGGTGGTGACTTCGGGCGTCATGTCGCGCCCGTCGATGTCTTCGTGTGCTTTGGCACGCGTGACGAGTTCCATTTCCTCGGCGGGGCTGAACTCGCCGTAGGGGTCTTCCGGATGGGTGTAGCTGCGGTGCGCCACCACGCCCTTGACCACGCCGCCCTCGCGCAGTCGCCGCACCAGAGCGCGGGTATCGATGCCCTGAATGCTGACGATGCCGTGATCCTGCATGAAGCTTTCCAGCGACTGCTGAGCGCGGTAATTGCTGTAATCGGCGCTGAACTCGCGTCCGATAAAGCCGCGCACATACGGCTTGTTGCTCTCCATGTCGTAAATCGCCACGCCGTAATTGCCGATATGCGGATACGTCATGGTCACGATCTGCCCGTTGTAACTGGGATCGGTCATGATTTCCTGATAGCCGGTCATCGAGGTGTTGAACACCACTTCGCCCACCGTCTCGCCCCGGTGCCCGAAAGCGTAGCCACGGTAGACCGTACCGTCTTCGAGGGCGAGGATTGCGCGTTCTTTTCTGATCATTCGAGGACCTCCATACCGCGCTCACAGGCGGGTTTCATGGTGGAAGTGGGCAACGTCGGCCCGCATTCAGTGGAGAAGTTTAACAGCCTGGGATGGGTCGAAATGTTCCGCCGCAGCGGAGTCGTTCTGAAAGTGAAGTCTCGATTTAGGACGTTCTGTACCTGTCCGGGCTTCATCCGAGCGCCTTGAACATCGCAATTTCGTTGCAGTTCTCGAAAAAGGCGCACCGCTGGCATTCGCTCCAGACTTTCGGGTGCAGGTTGGTTTTTTCGATGCGCGTAAAGCCGCATTTTTCGAAAAATCCCTGCTGATACGTCCAGGCAAACAGCGCGGGCAGGTCGATGGTGCGGGCCTCGGCTTCGCAGGCATCGACCAGCAGCTTGCCCAGCCCCTTGCCCTGAAAGCTGGGATGGATGGCAAGCCCGCGAATTTCGGCCAGGTCGGGAGCCAGCAGGTGCAGCCCGCACACACCCGCCAGACCGCCCGGCTGCCCTTCGTGCTCCTCGGCCATCACGAGATGAAAATCTCGGATGCTCTCGGCCAGCAGCGCCCGACTTCGCACCAGCATCTGCCCGCGTGCCGCCCAGTAGCCGATCAGCTCGTGGATGGCCCCGATGTCGCTGAGGCGGGCCTTGCGAACACTGAGAGGTGCCTGGGAATGCAGTTCGGGAATGGCGATGCTGTCGAGGGTCAGGGTCATAACGAAAACTCCAGAGAAGAGAAAGGGCAAAAAGGGCTATGAGCTATGAGCAACTTCGCGGCCTTCGAGAGCTGCTCATAGCTCATGGCCCATAGCTCACGGCGTCTTAGCTCAGCGTGCGCATCCAGGTGGTGCCGCCGGGGCGAGAAGCGCTGGCGCGGTAGTGCGTGACCTGCGGGGCGTCGGGAATATCGGCCATCACGATGGCAAGCGGAACCTGCGTGAAGCCGAACGACTCCCAGTCGCCCCCGGTGCTGAACATATAAATTGCCCGGTCGCCGCGCATCTGCGCGTGGGTCACAGCGCTCATGACCAGGGCGCGGCCCAGGCCCTGCCCACGTGCGCTGGGCGACACTGCCGCGCCGCGTAGCAGCGATACGCCGTCGCCGTGTTCCAGCCCAATCGCGCCCACCGGCTGACCGTCTTTCTCCATCAGCCAGTAGGTCGTGCCCAGCACCATCACGCCGTCGGTTTCCAGGCCAGCGTCCTGCATCACCTTCAGCACAGAGCGGTAATCGGCGGGAGTTACAGCACGGATTTTGGTGTGTTCGTCGGTCATGAGAATACCTCCAGGTAAATTGTAGTGCTCTGCTAGTCTGCACGTTTTTGGCTTGGAACGTTGGAAATCTTAACCGGATAAGTCCAGCTTCCAGGCGGTTTCGCTGTGAATCCAGCCCCGGCACTCGCCGCTTCTCACCTGCGGCGTACCCGGCAGCGCGGCACTCAGTTCGGTCACGGGCACCTGCACGAAGCCGCGCCGCTGCCAGTACGCCCCGGCGTGACTGGAGAACAGATACACCGCCCGCTCTCCCCTGCCCCGCGCCGCACTCAGAGCGGTTTCAGCGAGCCGAGCGCCGATGCCCTGGCCCTGCCACGTCGGGGCGACACTCGCTGAGCGCAGCAGGCTCGCACCTTCGCCGTGTTCCAGGCCGATGCAGCCGACCGTCTGGCCCTGCTGAACGGCCACCCAGTACGAGCAGCCCTCCAGCGTGGCGGTGATCTTCGCCCGCTCGTCGCTCAGTCCCGTTTGCAAAATCAGGTCGTGGATGGCGGGCAGGTCGGCGGGTAAGGCGGGGCGAATGTGCAGCGCGTCTGCCACCTGCCGCAGAAACCAGCGCAGCCCCACGCCCGCCGCCGCATCGGTCTTCCAGCGCGGAATGACGTGCAGATGAACGTGCGGAATGTGTGCTCCACCTGCCGGGAAGACGTTCCAGCCCACCGTATAGCCGTCGGGCTGAACCGTGCTGTCCAGATGCGCCCGGACTTCGCCCAGCAGCGCATGGGTTGCCACCAGCTCTTCGGGCGTCAGGTCGAAGACGGTTTCACACGGTCGCCTGGTGACGATGAAGCCGGAGAACGGAAGGCCGTCGCTGAAGCGCGAATCCTGCGAGTACACGCACAGGGCGTTTTCCAGCAGCACCTCGCCGCCCGCGAAGCTGGCCCGCGTGGAAAGCGGATTCTCGGCAGGGTGGGCCAGATGCTGCGCCCACTCCGCCTGCCGCTTTTCCAGCAGCGCACCGTCCAGCTCCAGCGTCAGCTTCATTCCAGGGCTGCCTTCGCCGCCGCCACCGCTTCCTGTACCCGTTCCGGCGCAGTCCCGCCGTGGCTCAGGCGGCCTTTCACGCTGGCTTCGACGGTCAGGCTGGCGGCCACTTCAGCACTCAGCAGCGGGTGGGCGGCCTTCATCTCGGCATCGGTCAGTTCCCAGAGCTGACGCCCCGAACGACTCGCCACGCCCACCAGTCCGCCCACCACTTCATGCGCCTCACGGAAGGGCACGCCCTGCCGGGCCAGCAGATCGGCCAGATCGGTGGCCGTGCTGTAGCCCCGCGCTGCCGCCGCCCGCGTGGTTTCGGCGTTCCAGACACTCTTCGGCAGCATCTCGGCGTACAGCCGCAGCGTGATGGCGCAGGTGTCGAAGCTGTCGAACACGCCCTCCTTGTCTTCCTGAAGGTCTTTGTTGTAGGCCAGCGGCGTGCCCTTCACCACTGTCAGCAGGCCCATCAGATTGCCGAAGACCCGCCCCGATTTGCCGCGTGCCAGTTCCGACACGTCCGGGTTCTTCTTCTGCGGCATGATGCTGCTGCCGGTCGTGTGCGAGTCGGGCAGCGTCAGAAAGCCGAATTCGAAGGTCGAGTACAGCACCGTTTCTTCGGACAGCCGCGACAGGTGCGCCATCAGGACAGCGCACGCCGCCAGGAATTCCAGCGCGAAATCGCGGCTGCCCACGCCGTCCAGACTGTTGGCGGTGGGCCGGGCAAACCCCAGCGCGGCGGCGGTGTCATGGCGGTCGATGGGCCAGGGTGTACCCGCCAGCGCCGAACTGCCCAGCGGCGATTCGTCCATGCGGGCAGCGGCGTCGCGCAGTCGGCCCTCGTCGCGTTCGAGCATGGCGGCGTAGGCCATAAACCAGTGACTCAGCAGAATCGGCTGCGCGACCTGAAGGTGGGTATACCCCGGCAGAATCACTGCCGAACCGCCGTCCGAGGTCAGGTGCTTCTCGGCCTCCTGCACCATCACCCGGCGCAGATCACGCGTCAGAGCGGCCAGTTCCAGCGCGGCTTCCTTGACGAACAGCCGGAAATCGACGGCGACCTGATCGTTGCGGCTGCGGGCGGTGTGCAGCTTGCCCGCCACCGGCCCGATACGGTCCCGCAGCGCCGCCTCGATATTCATGTGCACGTCTTCGCGGTCGAGCCGCCACTCGAACTGTCCGGCCTGAATATCGCTCAGGATGGCCTGGAGCCCCGCGCTGATCTGCGCCACCTCGCCCGGTTGCAGAATGCCGACCCGCCCCAGCATGGCGACGTGCGCGAGCGACCCGCGAATATCCTGCGCGTAGAGGCGCTGATCGAAGGGAACAGAGGCGTTGTACTGCTCGACCAGCGGCGCGGTACTCTCGGCAAAGCGCCCGCCCCAGAGTTTCTTGTCGGATGAAGTGGTGGGTGGTTCGTTCTGGGAAGTCATTGGCTCCTCTGTCGGTCTGAAAGAGTCGGGGGCGGAATGCTCAGGTCTGGCAGCATCGGTCACGAGTTTGGTCAGCACCACCGGCACCGGGCTGTGGGGGCTGGCAAAGGCATACACATCGTCGCTGCGGGTGTACCCCAGCCGCTGATAAAACGGCAGGACGCCGAGGTTGTAGAGGCTGACTGCCAGCAGCACCCGCTCGAAGCCCTGCCGCCGGGCGTGGGCCTCGACCGCTGCCACCAGCTGCCGCGCCAGCCCCTCGCCGCGTGCGTGTGGTAGCACCGCCAGCTTGTTGAGCGTCAGGGTGCGCTGCCCCTCGGGGTCGCTCAGGTCGGGTCGCCAGCCCACCACGCCCACCACCGCGCCGCTGTCGTCCTGCACCACGTACCCGCCCGCTTCGCGCAGGCTCCATTCCACGTCGTGCACGGTCACGCGGTTCCAGCTGCTGCGGGCGTCCATCCCCGCCGCCATCATGACCGCATGAAAAACGGGGGCGTCGCCGGGCGTGGTGGCCCGCAGGCGATACGTCACGGGTTCTCCAGCATCAGGCGCATCTCGTTGGTGGCAGTAAAGCCCAGCTTTTCGTACAGGGGCCGCCCGAATTCGCTGGCATGCAGGCTCAGGATGCGGATACCGCGCTGCCGGGTTTCCGCGATGGCCGTCTCGGTCAGCTGCCGCGCCAGCCCCCGGCCCCGGTGAGCGGGATGCACATACACGTTCAGCAGGTAACCTCTGAGCGGCTGCGGATCAACGAAGTGCGGCGGCCAGTCGAGCAGCAACAGACCCGCGCCCGCTACCACCTCGCCGCCCGTCTCAATCAGCCAGCCCAGATAGCTTGCGGCCTCCAGATGCCGCCGGACCCAGGGGGCAAACTGCGCCACCTCTTCGCGGTACTCCACGCCCATATCGGTGAACATCGCCTCGCGCTGAGCCGCGATGATGGCGGCGTCGGCCAGCACGGCGGGCCGCCGGACATACCCGCTCGGCGTCACGCTGTCTTCTTCCTGCACCTTCACTGTTCCACCTCCTTGCAGCTTCCCCAGGTCTTCTCGTTCCCGCGTCACGGTGCCCACCCGTCCAGCTTCAGGCGCATCTCGGGCGCGGCGACCTGTTCGAAGCCCAGCCGCGCATAGATGCCCTGACCCAGCGGCGCGGCGTTCAGGGTGGCCGACTTTAGCCCGCGCCGCTGAGCCTCGCGCAGCACCTTGCGGGTCAGAGCTTCTCCCAGGCCACGCCCACGAAACTCGGGCACGGTATACACGCCCTGCACCTGGGCACGCACTCCGCCCGGATCGCTCGGCACCGGCACCACCGGCAGAAACATCAGCGCGGCGCAGGCCACCGCTGCCCCGTCCTGCTCGGCCAACAGCGCCCAGTAGCGCCCGTCGGTCAGCGCCTCGGCAAAATAGGCCGTCCAGCACGCTTCCCAGCCATCTTCCAGCGCCACGCCGAAGCCCGTGACCATACCCGCCCGGAACCGGGCCAGCAGCGCCGCATCGTCCGGCGTCGCCACGCGCAGGGTGAAACCGTCCGGAAGGCTCACGCGCCCGTTCGCTCCCAGACCTGCGCCAGATGGTGAAGCTGGTGGCGCACATAGTCGGCAGCCACAAACTCCAGCGTCACGGGGTCGCCGCCGCCGATGCTGAGGGTGTGGTGCAGGCTGTCCGGCGGCAGGTGCTCGATCAGGTGCGCGAGCTGAAGCTGATACGCCTGCCACAGCGCCACCACCTCGGCCCAGGGCCGCTCCTGATAGCCGCCGATCTGCACCCAGTCGTTCTGGGCATAGCCCGGCAGCCTCAGGCCATCTTCCACACTGGCCCGCACGAAGCGGACGTGGTTGTTCACGCCGCTGTCGATCAGGTGGCCCAGCACCTGCTTGGCGCTCCACACGGCGGGGGCAGGCTGGCGGGCGGCCCGTTCCTCCGACAGCGCTTCCAGCCGGGGCAGCGCGTCCAGCACCACTTCGCGCAGCGTCGTCACTTCAGACCTCTTGGGCCTGCTGCGGTTGCACCTGCGCCTTGGCGTCCGAGCGGGCCTTGACGCGCAGGCGCAGGGCATTGAGCTTGATGAAGGCTCCGGCGTCGTGCTGGTTGTAGTCGCCGCCCGCCTCGAAGCTCACCAGATCCTTGTCGTACAGGCTCTTGGGAGCCTTGCGCCCGACCACCTGCACCGCGCCCTTGTACAGCTTCAGGCGGGCGGTGCCGGTCACGCTGCTGGCAACATGGTCGAAATACACCTGAAGCGCCTCGCGCTCGGGGGCGAACCAGAAGCCGTTGTACACCAGCTCGGCGTACTTGGGCGACAGCTGATCGCGCTGATGAACCACTTCACGGTCGAGCGTCAGGCTCTCGACGGCTCGGCGGGCAAGCTGAAGGATGGTGCCGCCGGGCGTCTCGTACACGCCGCGAGACTTCATGCCCACGAAGCGGTTTTCCACCATGTCGAGGCGGCCCACGCCGTGCAGCCCGGCGACTTCGTTGGCCTTCGCCAGCAGCGCGGCGGGCGAGAGCGCCTCACCGTTGATCGAAACGGGGTTGCCCGCCTCGAAGCTGATCTCCAGATACTCCGCTTCGCTGGGCGCGTCTTCGGCACTCCTGGTCAGCTTGAACATGTGGGCGGGCGGCTCGGCCCAGGGGTCTTCCAGAATGCCGCCCTCATACGAGATGTGCAGCAGGTTGGCGTCGGTGCTCCAGGGGTCTTTCTTGGTGGTGGGCACGGGAATGCCGTGCTCGTGGGCAAACGCTTCCAGGTCGGCGCGGCCCTGAAACTCCCACTCGCGCCAGGGAGCCACGGTCACGATCTCGGGTTCCAGCGCCAGCGCACTCATCTCGAAGCGCACCTGATCGTTGCCCTTGCCGGTCGCGCCGTGCGACACCGCTACCGCGCCTTCTTTGGCGGCGATTTCCACCAGTTTCTTGGCGATGAGCGGGCGGGCGATGCTGGTGCCCAGCAGGTAATAGCCCTCGTAGTGCGGCGCGGCGCGGAACATCGGGAACACGTAGTCGCGCACGAATTCTTCTTTCAGGTCAAGCGCATAGGCCGCCACCGCGCCGGTATTCAGCGCCTTCACGCGGGCTTCCTCCACCTCGTCGCCTTGCCCCAGATCGGCGGTGAAGCACACCACGTCGTAGTTTCGCTCGGTCTGGAGCCACTTCAGGATGATGCTGGTGTCGAGGCCGCCCGAGTAGGCGAGGACGATTTTCGGCTTGCTGGCAGTGGTCGGGGTGGCGTCATTCAGTTGGGTCATGGCTTGATTCTCCCTTGTTTTGCTGAGGATGTGGCTGCGTGCTGTGGTGCGGGCGGCTCAGTGGGTGGACAGCACAAGACCGCCCGGAGCGCGTGACTTCGCCCGGCCTTCCTAACGATCAGGAGGCCGGGGGTCAGCGTCGGGCGGTCAGAGTCTGCATCAGATGAATGTTTATACACCTTAGGCGTATAGGTATGCAGAAGGTAGCAAACCACAGCGGGCAGGTCAAGCCTTCAGAAACGCTCCAAGCCGCTGAAGTGCCCGCTCGATCTCGCTTTCCGGCTTGCAGAACGCCAGCCGGATCAGGCCAGCGGGGGCCGCACCTTCGGCATAGAAAGCGCTACCGGGAATGACCGCCACCCCGCCGTGTTCCACCAGTGCAAACGGGTCGAGGCCCGGTGCGAGCGCCGTCAGAAAATACGTGCCGCCCGGCTCCTGCACCGCCAGTCCCAGGTCGCGCAGGCCCGCTGCCAGCAGGCGCATCCGGTCGCCGTAAGCCTGGCGAAGCTGCCCGTACAGGCCGTGTTGCCGGGCCACGGGCAGCGCTGCCGCCACTGCCGCCTGAAGTGGCGCGGGCGCACAGAAGGTGGCCCACTGGTGCAGGCCCGCCACCTCGGGGGCCAGTCCGGGCGGGGTCACGATCCAGCCGACGCGCCAGCCGGTCGCCTCCAGCCGCTTACCCGCGCTGCCCACCGTGAAGGTGCGCTCGGGGGCGAGGGTTCGCAGCGACAGGGGCCGCTCTCCGTAATACAGTTCGTCGTACACCTCGTCCGAGATCAGCCACAGGTCGTGCCGACGGGCCAGCGCTGCCACGCGTTCCAGCTCGGCTCTGGTGAAGACGTGCCCGGTGGGATTGTGCGGGCTGTTCAGCAGCAGAGCGCGGGTGCGCGGGGTGACGAGGGCTTCGAGCGCGTCGAGGTCGGGTGTCCATTGCCCGCTTCCAGAGGACATGTCCAGCGTCATCGGCACCAGCACCGGGGCCGCGCCGCTGAGCGCTGCCTGCGGGCGATACACGTCGAAGACCGGCTCGAACATCAGCACTTCATCGCCTGCGCCGTACAGTGCGTCGGCCAGCACGTGCAGCGCTTCGGTGGCCCCGCAGGTGATCACCACGTCGTCGGCGTTCACGGCCAGATCGTCGGCCAGTGCCTGCCGCAGTGCGGGCGAGCCGAGCGGCGCGGTGTACTGGTCGGCGGTGCCCAGCGCACTTCTCGCCGCTTCCAGCAGGAATTCGGGCGGCGACCCGGCGGGAAAGCCCTGCCCCAGGTTGACCGCGCCGTGAACCGCAGCGAGGCGGCTCATACGCGAGAAGATGCTCTCGGCGGCAAGCTGACGGCGTGCATGAAGCTGCATACCGGCATTGTGGCGCGTTCGGCAGCCCCCGCACAGCAGAGACATACACAGCCCGCCGACCAGGTGCCGCCGCCAAGGCTCCTCAGGGCAGGCGGTAGTTGATTCCCGCCCGCAGCCCGAAACTGAGTTGCAGCCCCGACACGCTGCCGAACGCGATTCCCGGCCCCGCCGACGCCTCTACGAACGGCGTGAAGGCGGTGGCATTGGCAAAATTGACGCCCGCCAGCACATTCGGATACAGCCCCACGCGCACGCCCCGTGCCGGAAGAGCCAGCGCCATGCCCAGGCCGAAGCCGTAATAAGGCTGCACGTAGCCCTGAAGTTGCGGCGGCAGGGGCATCAGATACGACACGTCTGCCGCTGCTGCCGAGTCTTCGAAAACTGGAAGCAACCTGCCGTATCCCAGGCCCACGCGCACGCCATTATCCTGCTGATACTGCACGCCCACCATCAGCGCACCCGTCTGAACGCTGCCGACCACACCCAGCTGATCGGCGGCGATGGCACTGGACGCGGCACACAAAGAGAGGAGAAGAAGGCCGGACAGTGCGGAGTTCATCCGGGCAGTATAGGAAGGCAGAGCGCAGCCGTGTGCTCAGATGAACGCAGCAAAAAGCCCCGCCAGAAAAGACGGGGCCAGAAGGGGAAAGCTGAATTCAGGGCAGCTGGTAGTTCAGGCCGATACGTCCGCCGTAGCCGAAGCCGATGCCGGTGCCGCTGCCAACCGTGATGCTGGGACCAGCGTTCAGCTCGGCAAAGACGCTCAGGGGAGCCGAGACGTTGTACTTCAGGCCTGCCAGCACGTGGGGGTAGATCGAAACAGCCGAGCCGCCGCCCAGGTACACGCCCGCATCAAGGCCGAAGCCGTAGTAAGGCGACAGGCCGCCGAAGTTCTGGCCGCTGATGGGGGTCAGGTAATCGACGCCGCCACCCAGGGTCAGGCCACTGGAGCTCAGGCCGAAGAATGACAGGTTCAGACCGTAACGGATCGCGGAGCCTGCGCCCAAGTCGCTCTGATAGTGAACGGTCAGGCCGGAACCAATAGAGCCGCCGATGTAATTGGCTGCCAGCGCGGGGGTGGCACTTGCCAGGGCGAGGGTGGTCATGCCAAACAGGATCTTCTTCATGAAGAGAGTGTACACGCGGGTTCGTGGCAGCACGCTTAGAAACTCTGAATGGTATATACAGTGACTGTTGAGAAAAACAGGGTGTGAGAGCGACTGGAACGGCCTACAGGAATCTTTATTTTTGCTCCGAAAACGCCGACAGCCCTGCCGCCTGAAGCACCCGCTGAGCCATCTGGCCGATGCTGCCAGCACCGCCACTCGCTACGCTGGAACCATGAGAACTACCGGGGGGCCAGGCATGTTACCGCGTCGAGGAGCGCGGCTGACATGGCAAAACACAGCTACGAGCGGGGCCGCTGGAACAGGCGGGAAGCGAGACGGCGAATCCAAACAGGAGGGTATTGGACTGGCTGGGCACCACATGCATGGCCCAATGAAGACCCTGAGATTTACCACGAAGCCGCTATCCAGTACGTTCAGAAAAAGATTGACCGATCAGTTCACAAAGGGCTGCACAGATACTGCCGTGTCTATCACCGATTGTGGAGACGTGCTGGAAACGAAATCTGCCGCTTGTATGTCAAGAGCGATGAGAAGGCAGGCGAACTCGACCCGCAGCCGCGACGCCTGGGCGTCATGTGGGACATCTGGTGATGCATAACCATACATTGCCGTGACGCACCCAGGCTCAATCCGTGCCATACTGCTTCTCTGGAATGCCCAAGCGCACTGACTTACATACAATCCTAATTCTCGGCAGCGGCCCCATTCAGATCGGGCAGGCTGCCGAGTTCGATTACTCCGGCACTCAGGCGCTCAAGGCGCTGAAGAAAGAAGGCTACCGCGTGGTACTGGTCAACAGTAACCCGGCGACCATCATGACCGACCCCGAACTGAGCGACGCGACGTATCTGGAACCGCTGACGCCCGAATTCGTGGAGAAGGTGATTGCGCTCGAAAAGCCCGATGCCCTGCTGCCCACGCTCGGCGGCCAGACGGCGCTGAATCTGGCGATGGAGCTGCACGAGCGCGGCGTGCTGGAAAAGTACAGTGTCGAGCTGATCGGCGCGGGGGTCGAGGCCATCAAGAAGGGCGAAGACCGCGAACTGTTTCAGGCCGCCATGAAGAAGATCGGCGTGGAAACAGCACGCGGCCAGATGGTTCACAGCATGGACGAGGCGATTGCCTACCAGAAGGAACTCGGCCTGCCCGTCGTCATCCGGCCCAGCTTCACACTCGGCGGCACGGGCGGCGGCATCGCGCATACCTACGAGGAATTTCTGGATATCACCGAGGGCGGTCTGCGCGACAGCCCCGTGACCAGCGTGCTGCTGGAAGAGAGCATTCTGGGCTGGAAAGAATACGAGCTGGAAGTGATGCGCGACACCGCCGACACAGTGATCATCATCACCAGCATCGAGAATTTCGATCCGATGGGCGTGCATACCGGCGACAGCATCACGGTTGCGCCCGCCCAGACGCTCAGCGACGTGGAATATCAGCGGCTGCGCGACCAGAGCCTTGCCATCATCCGCGAAATCGGCGTGGCGACGGGCGGCAGCAACATCCAGTTTGCCGTCAACCCCGACAACGGGCGCGTGATCGTGATCGAGATGAACCCGCGTGTGTCGCGTTCCAGCGCTCTAGCGAGCAAGGCCACCGGCTTTCCGATTGCCAAGATCGCCGCGCTGCTGGCGGTGGGCTATCACCTGGACGAGCTGCCCAACGACATCACCCGCGTGACGCCCGCCAGCTTTGAGCCGAGCATCGACTACGTGGTGACGAAGATTCCGCGCTTCGCCTTCGAGAAATTCCCCGGCACCTCCGATCACCTGGGCACCCAGATGAGATCGGTGGGCGAGGTGATGGCGGTGGGGCGCACCTTCAAGGAGAGCCTGCAAAAAGCGCTGCGGAGCACCGAGAGCGACACACGCGGCCTGTACGCCCAGATGGATAAAGAAGGGCTGCGGGCGCTGCTGTACCCCAATCCGCGCCGCCTGGAAGCGGTGATCGAACTGCTGCGGCGCGGCGAGACGGTGGATGAGCTGTTTGAGGCCACCAAGATCGACCGCTGGTTCCTGTGCCAGCTTCACGAGATCGTGGCCGCCGAAGCCGAGATTCTGGAGCTGGGGCCGATTGCTGGCTGGAAATACGAATACTGGCGCGAGGTCAAGCGGCTGGGCTTTTCGGATGCGCGGATCGGGGAAATCGTCGGGCTGAGCGAACTTGAGGTGCGGGCGCTCCGAAAGGAAGCGAAAGCCACGCCCGTATACAAGACGGTGGATACCTGCGCC
This region includes:
- a CDS encoding B3/B4 domain-containing protein, with protein sequence MNDFLHADFLSISPAVLERFPSYRGLVLIARGLHNGPSNEHTRALLQEAEAQIRRTFAAQPLAEHPHVAAWRDAYRAFGVKPNRMSNSAEALISRVLKGGELPAINQLVDAYNAVSVRHVIPCGGEDLSAVVGRVTLRFAEGDEPFETVKDGGPATEFPIPGEVVWADEAGVTCRAWNWRQGTRTRITEATQDAYFLFDALAPLPADTLKQAGDELETLLLALSPTCVVSRVMLGNPV
- the carA gene encoding glutamine-hydrolyzing carbamoyl-phosphate synthase small subunit, whose product is MIRKERAILALEDGTVYRGYAFGHRGETVGEVVFNTSMTGYQEIMTDPSYNGQIVTMTYPHIGNYGVAIYDMESNKPYVRGFIGREFSADYSNYRAQQSLESFMQDHGIVSIQGIDTRALVRRLREGGVVKGVVAHRSYTHPEDPYGEFSPAEEMELVTRAKAHEDIDGRDMTPEVTTSLPYAFPMLRQGKRVVLMDFGIKHTIIERLSEVGIQPIVVPAHTTPAQVMALQPHGLFLSNGPGDPSAPKYAHKTAWELMGLLPTFGICLGHQILGLAAGGQTYKMKFGHRGGNQPVKNLLTGNVEITAQNHGYAVDLDSIPNGEFVATHVNLNDGSLEGMAHSRYPVFSVQYHPEASPGPHDSRYLFDRFIEEIDIFDGSTGIPVQKGSSGKYGV
- a CDS encoding N-acetyltransferase, which gives rise to MTLTLDSIAIPELHSQAPLSVRKARLSDIGAIHELIGYWAARGQMLVRSRALLAESIRDFHLVMAEEHEGQPGGLAGVCGLHLLAPDLAEIRGLAIHPSFQGKGLGKLLVDACEAEARTIDLPALFAWTYQQGFFEKCGFTRIEKTNLHPKVWSECQRCAFFENCNEIAMFKALG
- a CDS encoding GNAT family N-acetyltransferase; its protein translation is MTDEHTKIRAVTPADYRSVLKVMQDAGLETDGVMVLGTTYWLMEKDGQPVGAIGLEHGDGVSLLRGAAVSPSARGQGLGRALVMSAVTHAQMRGDRAIYMFSTGGDWESFGFTQVPLAIVMADIPDAPQVTHYRASASRPGGTTWMRTLS
- a CDS encoding GNAT family N-acetyltransferase, translating into MKLTLELDGALLEKRQAEWAQHLAHPAENPLSTRASFAGGEVLLENALCVYSQDSRFSDGLPFSGFIVTRRPCETVFDLTPEELVATHALLGEVRAHLDSTVQPDGYTVGWNVFPAGGAHIPHVHLHVIPRWKTDAAAGVGLRWFLRQVADALHIRPALPADLPAIHDLILQTGLSDERAKITATLEGCSYWVAVQQGQTVGCIGLEHGEGASLLRSASVAPTWQGQGIGARLAETALSAARGRGERAVYLFSSHAGAYWQRRGFVQVPVTELSAALPGTPQVRSGECRGWIHSETAWKLDLSG
- the argH gene encoding argininosuccinate lyase, giving the protein MTSQNEPPTTSSDKKLWGGRFAESTAPLVEQYNASVPFDQRLYAQDIRGSLAHVAMLGRVGILQPGEVAQISAGLQAILSDIQAGQFEWRLDREDVHMNIEAALRDRIGPVAGKLHTARSRNDQVAVDFRLFVKEAALELAALTRDLRRVMVQEAEKHLTSDGGSAVILPGYTHLQVAQPILLSHWFMAYAAMLERDEGRLRDAAARMDESPLGSSALAGTPWPIDRHDTAAALGFARPTANSLDGVGSRDFALEFLAACAVLMAHLSRLSEETVLYSTFEFGFLTLPDSHTTGSSIMPQKKNPDVSELARGKSGRVFGNLMGLLTVVKGTPLAYNKDLQEDKEGVFDSFDTCAITLRLYAEMLPKSVWNAETTRAAAARGYSTATDLADLLARQGVPFREAHEVVGGLVGVASRSGRQLWELTDAEMKAAHPLLSAEVAASLTVEASVKGRLSHGGTAPERVQEAVAAAKAALE
- a CDS encoding GNAT family N-acetyltransferase → MTREREDLGKLQGGGTVKVQEEDSVTPSGYVRRPAVLADAAIIAAQREAMFTDMGVEYREEVAQFAPWVRRHLEAASYLGWLIETGGEVVAGAGLLLLDWPPHFVDPQPLRGYLLNVYVHPAHRGRGLARQLTETAIAETRQRGIRILSLHASEFGRPLYEKLGFTATNEMRLMLENP
- a CDS encoding GNAT family N-acetyltransferase — encoded protein: MSLPDGFTLRVATPDDAALLARFRAGMVTGFGVALEDGWEACWTAYFAEALTDGRYWALLAEQDGAAVACAALMFLPVVPVPSDPGGVRAQVQGVYTVPEFRGRGLGEALTRKVLREAQRRGLKSATLNAAPLGQGIYARLGFEQVAAPEMRLKLDGWAP